Proteins from a genomic interval of Demetria terragena DSM 11295:
- a CDS encoding arylsulfatase, translated as MTEFRGGRHILPEPDQHHEATTAWGIQDQASAFEPVRPTQPPSGAPNVVIVLMDDLGYGTSSAFGGPCQMPTADRLAEDGLRYTRFHVTSLCSPTRQALMTGRNHHSVGMGGTSEMATSAPGYHGYRPQSAATIARVLQANGYSTSAFGKWHQTPPREISTVGPFDRWPTGEGFDTFYGFMGAEMNHWYPLLYDGTTPVEPDRTPEDGYHLTEDLVDHAIDWVHAQHTLTPDRPFFTYLALGASHAPLHVAPEWRERYRGAFDHGWDRQRELTLERQRELGVVSPDARLAPWTEGLPHWDELSRTQRQLSARFMETFAGFTEHADTQVGRFVDALADIDQLDNTVLIYILGDNGASGEGGVEGTVVEHRLGHGIVDDPEEMITQLDQIGDPSTYPIAPAGWAVAMNSPFQWTKQVASHLGGARDGMIVHWPESIEEPGGLRHQFHHVIDVLPTVLECAGLPQPHTVDGVPQQRIEGTSMAYTLNAPDAPDERRTQYFEMCGNRGIYHEGWMAVARHGIPWEMVSTGAKRFEDDTWELYDLSRDWTQSQNLAASEPERLAALQRLFVIEAAKHRVFPLDGRVTERENPVLAGRLDLLGDRRSVTYRGGMTRFTEETTPNIKNRSHAVTADIEVNDSAHGVLIAQGGRFGGWSLYCVDGIPCYTYNYFGLQHFAIRGSSALTPGRHEVAMSFAYDGGDVGLGGTVSLSVDGDQVGEGRVDSTIPYYFSFDETLDVGVDLSTPVSEDYPPVNNAFTGTVHTVRIDLLGDAHHGSRADQEQRVMTSQ; from the coding sequence ATGACCGAGTTTCGTGGCGGCCGGCACATCCTGCCGGAACCAGACCAGCACCATGAGGCCACCACGGCATGGGGGATTCAGGATCAGGCCAGCGCCTTCGAACCAGTACGACCCACGCAGCCACCCTCCGGAGCGCCCAACGTCGTCATCGTGCTCATGGACGACCTCGGCTACGGCACCTCCAGCGCGTTCGGCGGACCGTGCCAGATGCCCACCGCCGACCGGCTCGCCGAGGACGGCTTGCGCTACACCCGCTTCCACGTGACCTCGCTCTGCTCCCCCACCCGGCAGGCGTTGATGACGGGACGTAATCACCACTCCGTCGGCATGGGCGGAACCTCGGAAATGGCGACCTCGGCCCCGGGGTACCACGGCTATCGACCGCAAAGCGCCGCAACGATCGCCCGAGTCCTGCAGGCAAACGGCTACAGCACCAGTGCTTTTGGCAAGTGGCACCAGACCCCGCCACGGGAGATCAGCACCGTCGGCCCCTTCGATCGATGGCCCACGGGTGAGGGGTTCGACACCTTCTACGGGTTCATGGGTGCAGAAATGAACCACTGGTACCCGCTGCTCTACGACGGCACAACGCCCGTTGAGCCCGACCGAACCCCCGAGGACGGCTACCACCTCACTGAGGACCTGGTCGACCATGCAATCGACTGGGTCCACGCGCAGCACACCCTCACCCCCGACCGCCCGTTCTTCACCTACCTGGCTCTGGGCGCCTCGCACGCCCCGCTCCATGTGGCGCCAGAGTGGCGGGAACGCTATCGAGGCGCCTTTGACCATGGCTGGGATCGTCAACGCGAACTCACGCTGGAGCGACAGCGCGAGCTCGGTGTCGTGTCCCCCGACGCGCGCCTCGCGCCTTGGACTGAGGGTCTGCCGCACTGGGATGAGCTGAGTCGTACCCAACGTCAACTCAGTGCGCGGTTCATGGAAACCTTCGCGGGCTTCACCGAGCATGCCGACACCCAGGTTGGCCGGTTCGTCGACGCACTCGCCGACATCGACCAACTCGACAACACGGTCTTGATCTACATCCTGGGCGACAACGGAGCATCCGGTGAAGGTGGCGTGGAGGGCACCGTCGTTGAGCACCGGCTTGGGCACGGAATCGTCGACGACCCCGAGGAGATGATCACTCAGCTCGACCAGATTGGTGATCCGAGTACGTATCCCATCGCCCCAGCCGGGTGGGCGGTCGCGATGAACTCCCCCTTCCAATGGACCAAGCAGGTCGCCTCGCACCTTGGAGGAGCGCGCGACGGCATGATCGTGCATTGGCCGGAGAGCATCGAGGAGCCGGGCGGTCTCCGGCACCAGTTCCATCACGTCATTGACGTCCTTCCAACTGTGCTGGAATGTGCCGGACTACCCCAACCGCACACCGTGGATGGCGTCCCGCAGCAGCGCATCGAGGGGACGTCGATGGCGTACACCCTTAACGCTCCGGATGCCCCCGACGAACGTCGTACCCAGTACTTCGAAATGTGCGGCAACCGCGGTATTTATCACGAAGGCTGGATGGCCGTCGCTCGCCACGGCATCCCCTGGGAGATGGTCTCGACCGGGGCGAAACGGTTCGAAGACGATACGTGGGAGTTGTACGACCTCTCCCGGGACTGGACGCAGTCACAGAATCTTGCCGCGAGTGAGCCGGAGCGCCTTGCCGCACTGCAACGTCTGTTTGTCATCGAGGCGGCCAAGCACCGGGTCTTCCCGCTCGACGGTCGCGTGACCGAACGCGAAAACCCTGTCCTCGCAGGAAGACTCGACCTCCTCGGCGATCGGCGCTCAGTGACCTACCGAGGCGGCATGACCCGCTTCACGGAAGAGACCACGCCCAACATCAAAAATCGATCGCATGCGGTGACCGCCGACATCGAGGTCAACGACTCCGCCCACGGCGTGCTGATTGCCCAGGGTGGCCGGTTTGGTGGATGGTCGCTGTACTGCGTGGACGGTATTCCCTGCTACACCTACAACTACTTCGGCTTGCAGCACTTCGCGATCCGGGGTTCGTCTGCACTCACCCCCGGCCGCCATGAGGTCGCGATGTCGTTCGCCTACGACGGCGGCGACGTGGGGTTGGGCGGCACGGTCTCGCTCAGCGTCGATGGCGATCAAGTGGGTGAGGGTCGGGTCGACTCGACGATTCCCTACTACTTCTCCTTCGATGAAACCTTGGATGTCGGCGTGGACCTCAGCACACCGGTCAGCGAGGACTACCCGCCCGTGAACAACGCCTTCACTGGAACGGTGCACACGGTCCGAATCGACCTGCTCGGGGATGCTCACCATGGGTCACGTGCGGATCAGGAGCAGCGGGTGATGACCTCGCAGTGA
- a CDS encoding class I SAM-dependent methyltransferase — MGSLDKFVPPGSRRRAVAGKVLRQVKNRVPSKQPDAVQTGAAPVAAAPKRATSAPGFQHAGPSAKGRPTDVNEEQRTLKSSWAKHDPDALDSYLVSGFQNPQVNAQSIMARHLLVDVLFDDDFSDLKHREMEHCVKATKALHKRADELGVTMGSYLDDAKRAEVLEVAEAIRPWQGEFEKEWAATLADRTVDQPRKVLEFACGSANDYRFFHRYGIAKHLDYTGVDLNDKNITNAKRRFPGVDFQVGSVHELPYADRSYDDVVVFDLFEHMSIEAMEKAVSEACRLADKRLLLTFFSMTDAPEHHVRPVRTYFWNVLSRTKVQELIEEQFGPVEVIRIRDLILDDFGYDNSYNKNAWTFIAKRRA, encoded by the coding sequence ATGGGTTCACTAGACAAATTCGTTCCACCGGGCAGTCGGCGTCGTGCGGTTGCCGGCAAGGTCCTGCGCCAGGTCAAGAATCGAGTCCCGAGCAAGCAGCCGGACGCAGTTCAGACCGGCGCGGCTCCGGTCGCTGCAGCGCCTAAGCGCGCGACCTCCGCTCCCGGGTTTCAGCATGCGGGGCCTAGCGCCAAGGGACGACCGACCGATGTCAACGAGGAACAGCGCACACTGAAGTCAAGTTGGGCCAAGCACGATCCCGACGCGCTGGACTCCTACCTGGTCAGCGGGTTCCAGAACCCACAGGTCAACGCGCAGAGCATCATGGCGCGTCACTTGCTCGTGGACGTTCTCTTCGACGACGACTTCAGCGACCTGAAGCACCGCGAGATGGAGCACTGCGTCAAGGCGACCAAGGCACTCCACAAGCGCGCCGACGAGCTTGGTGTGACGATGGGCTCCTACCTCGATGACGCCAAGCGGGCTGAGGTCCTCGAAGTGGCCGAGGCGATCCGCCCATGGCAGGGCGAGTTCGAGAAGGAATGGGCGGCAACGCTCGCGGACCGGACTGTGGATCAGCCACGCAAGGTTCTTGAATTCGCGTGTGGCTCGGCCAACGACTACCGCTTCTTCCACCGTTATGGCATCGCCAAGCATCTTGACTACACCGGCGTCGACCTCAACGACAAGAACATCACCAACGCCAAGCGCCGTTTCCCCGGTGTGGACTTTCAGGTCGGAAGCGTGCACGAACTGCCGTATGCCGACCGTAGTTATGACGATGTCGTGGTGTTCGACCTCTTCGAGCACATGTCGATCGAAGCGATGGAGAAGGCCGTCTCAGAGGCTTGCCGCCTGGCGGACAAGCGTCTGCTCTTGACCTTCTTCAGCATGACAGACGCTCCCGAGCACCACGTACGTCCAGTGCGCACGTACTTCTGGAATGTCCTCAGCCGCACCAAGGTTCAGGAACTCATCGAGGAACAGTTCGGCCCGGTCGAGGTGATCCGCATTCGCGACCTGATCCTCGATGACTTCGGGTACGACAACTCCTACAACAAGAACGCCTGGACGTTCATTGCGAAGCGCCGCGCCTAG
- a CDS encoding pyroglutamyl peptidase — protein MSTRTGRPIVLLSTAALALSVGVSSPATADRNRPQLSPESGVMIGACLSTSNLPYEEDFLHKPQAGEFIRQGGFEPLLTRFAAKLCREKSGSSAQHLVERTSRVLWRTAVDRAQGRVEMGTLSAGDDRPLYWTRLSMVAALRQWSPSSHVKSGQRQRLIDTVDRISRGQDDIKFSGSKRTKRVLVTGFDPFTLNRDVRQGNPSGASALALDGQTIQTKAGPARVETAAFPVRWRDFEKGMVEQALLPHFRPGRRQVDAFATTSQGREGIFDLEQSNGAWRGGYNDNEDVCYRGIVPIPKKTPTVRPQPQWVPTTLPTGKMTAADTGAFPVNHNTEVVEVPGTTPPEPVTTACPAGASPGTTRPDGPTAGSQARSGGGGDYLSNEIAYRATLLRDAVKLRVPGGHIHTPVLSGLATDQNELTSPAFETNRTSINDQVRSLLRVGVGTLGQSDRG, from the coding sequence ATGTCTACGCGCACAGGTCGCCCCATCGTCCTCCTTTCGACCGCAGCCCTCGCCCTCTCCGTTGGTGTCAGCTCGCCGGCTACTGCAGATCGGAACCGGCCTCAGTTGAGCCCCGAATCCGGAGTCATGATCGGTGCTTGTTTGTCCACGTCGAACCTCCCGTATGAGGAGGACTTCCTACATAAACCCCAAGCCGGGGAGTTCATCCGGCAGGGCGGTTTCGAGCCTCTCCTGACTCGCTTCGCGGCGAAGTTGTGCCGCGAGAAGTCAGGGTCGTCGGCGCAACACCTGGTAGAGCGCACTTCGCGGGTGCTGTGGCGTACGGCTGTGGATCGGGCGCAGGGGCGCGTCGAGATGGGCACCTTGAGCGCGGGTGACGACCGGCCGCTTTATTGGACCCGCTTGTCGATGGTCGCGGCGCTACGCCAATGGTCGCCGAGTTCACATGTGAAGAGCGGGCAGCGACAGCGACTCATCGACACCGTGGACCGAATCAGCCGTGGCCAAGACGACATCAAGTTCTCCGGCAGCAAGCGAACCAAGCGCGTGTTGGTGACCGGGTTTGACCCCTTCACCCTGAACCGCGATGTGCGGCAAGGGAACCCGTCGGGTGCAAGCGCATTGGCGCTCGACGGTCAGACGATCCAGACAAAGGCCGGCCCGGCCCGCGTAGAGACCGCCGCATTCCCGGTGCGGTGGCGTGACTTCGAAAAGGGAATGGTTGAGCAGGCCCTGTTGCCGCACTTCCGACCAGGACGTCGACAGGTCGATGCTTTCGCTACGACGAGTCAGGGACGCGAAGGCATCTTCGATCTGGAGCAGAGCAACGGCGCCTGGCGCGGCGGGTACAACGACAACGAGGACGTTTGTTATCGCGGCATCGTGCCCATCCCCAAGAAAACCCCGACCGTACGTCCGCAGCCGCAGTGGGTCCCGACCACTCTGCCCACCGGCAAGATGACGGCGGCCGATACCGGAGCCTTCCCGGTCAACCACAACACTGAAGTTGTTGAGGTTCCAGGGACGACCCCACCCGAACCAGTCACCACCGCGTGTCCGGCGGGCGCGAGCCCCGGCACGACCCGGCCGGACGGTCCGACGGCCGGTTCGCAGGCGCGATCCGGTGGCGGCGGGGACTACCTGTCCAACGAGATTGCCTATCGAGCGACCCTGCTGCGCGATGCGGTCAAGCTCCGCGTGCCTGGTGGACACATTCACACCCCAGTGCTCAGCGGCCTCGCGACCGACCAGAACGAGTTGACGTCACCGGCCTTCGAGACCAATCGCACGTCGATCAATGATCAGGTGAGATCACTGCTGCGGGTCGGAGTCGGGACGTTGGGACAGAGCGACCGTGGCTGA
- the ffh gene encoding signal recognition particle protein, whose translation MFTSLSDRLTATFKNIRGKGRLTESDINATIRDIRMALLDADVALPVVKEFTRSIRERALGAEVSQALNPGQQVVKIVNDELVQILGGETRALQMAKKPPTVIMLAGLQGSGKTTFAGKLARRLKDEGHYPLLVAADLQRPNAVTQLEVVAERAGALCFAPERGNVGGHDAVTESGEGTRSFGDPVAVARGGVGQATLRGYDVVIIDTAGRLAVDEGLMVQARDIRDAVQPDEVLFVIDAMIGQAAVDTAVAFSEGVDFTGVVLSKLDSDARGGAALSVASVTGKPIMYASVGEQVKDIEVFHPDRMASRILDMGDVLTLIEQAERAFDRDQAAEMHRKFMAEEDFTFDDFLEQMAAIKKMGNLKSLLGMMPGMGQMKDQLADLDEREFDRVEAMVRSMTPFERTHPKQINGSRRARIARGAGATVSEVNQLLERFQGAQKMMRQMRKGGGGGMPGMPGMPGAGPGGGKRGKQQVKKKGKSGNPAKRAQQEKAAAEKADAARTAAMSGAFGNLGDQDEKDLSDLKLPKGFEKFLDK comes from the coding sequence GTGTTCACCAGTCTTTCCGACCGCCTTACCGCGACCTTCAAGAACATTCGCGGCAAGGGACGGCTCACCGAATCCGACATCAATGCCACCATCCGGGATATCCGGATGGCACTGCTCGATGCTGACGTCGCGCTACCGGTGGTCAAGGAGTTCACGCGGAGCATCCGCGAGCGAGCGCTCGGTGCTGAGGTCAGCCAGGCCCTCAACCCCGGCCAGCAGGTCGTCAAGATCGTCAACGACGAGCTCGTCCAGATCCTTGGTGGCGAGACTCGGGCGCTTCAGATGGCCAAGAAGCCGCCGACGGTCATCATGCTTGCCGGTCTGCAGGGATCGGGTAAGACCACCTTTGCGGGAAAACTTGCGCGTCGCCTGAAGGACGAGGGTCACTACCCGCTGCTGGTCGCGGCCGACTTGCAGCGACCCAACGCCGTGACCCAGCTGGAGGTTGTCGCTGAGCGGGCGGGCGCGTTGTGCTTCGCACCCGAGCGGGGCAACGTTGGCGGTCACGACGCGGTGACCGAGTCGGGCGAAGGCACCCGGTCCTTTGGCGATCCCGTGGCCGTGGCTCGCGGTGGCGTCGGTCAGGCCACCCTGCGCGGTTATGACGTCGTCATCATCGACACCGCCGGTCGGCTTGCCGTCGATGAGGGGCTCATGGTCCAGGCGCGCGACATTCGCGACGCCGTCCAGCCCGACGAAGTGCTGTTTGTCATTGACGCCATGATCGGACAGGCGGCGGTCGACACCGCTGTGGCCTTCTCCGAAGGCGTCGATTTCACCGGTGTGGTGTTGTCCAAGCTCGACAGCGATGCCCGTGGTGGTGCGGCATTGTCGGTGGCGTCTGTCACGGGCAAGCCGATCATGTACGCCTCGGTGGGCGAGCAGGTCAAAGACATCGAAGTCTTCCACCCGGACCGGATGGCATCGCGCATCCTGGACATGGGTGACGTGCTCACGCTCATCGAGCAGGCCGAGCGAGCGTTTGACCGCGACCAGGCCGCCGAGATGCACCGCAAGTTCATGGCGGAGGAAGACTTCACCTTCGATGACTTCCTGGAGCAGATGGCGGCCATCAAGAAGATGGGCAACCTGAAATCGCTCCTCGGGATGATGCCCGGCATGGGCCAGATGAAGGACCAGTTGGCCGACCTGGACGAGCGCGAGTTCGATCGGGTCGAGGCGATGGTGCGGTCGATGACGCCGTTCGAGCGCACGCATCCCAAGCAGATCAACGGTTCCCGCCGAGCCCGTATCGCCCGCGGTGCCGGTGCGACCGTCTCCGAGGTCAACCAGTTGCTGGAGCGCTTCCAAGGGGCGCAGAAGATGATGCGGCAGATGCGCAAGGGCGGTGGCGGCGGCATGCCGGGTATGCCCGGTATGCCAGGCGCAGGCCCCGGCGGCGGCAAGCGCGGAAAACAGCAGGTCAAGAAAAAGGGCAAGAGCGGCAACCCGGCCAAGCGCGCACAGCAAGAGAAGGCGGCCGCTGAGAAGGCCGATGCGGCGCGTACGGCCGCGATGTCCGGCGCCTTCGGCAACTTGGGTGATCAGGACGAAAAAGACCTGAGCGACCTCAAGTTGCCGAAGGGCTTTGAGAAGTTCTTGGACAAGTAG
- a CDS encoding alpha/beta fold hydrolase, protein MTRLFTRTIGEQGPRIAFCHGLFGQGRNWNQIAKGLADDFRVSLVDLPDHGKSPWSESFSYVGMADTLAAELGELAPGEKWTLVGHSMGGKVAMLVALRHPDLLERLGVVDISPVSYGGLRAFGKYVMGMRSIDLESISSRSEAEASLQERVPDATVRGFLLQNLRRDDGGFAWQMNLTLLGDSLSKLGDWPADAISTGTTYGGPVLWVAGAESAYVTTEYDDAMRRLFPRAQLITIKRAGHWVHSEQPEVFLAVLRRYLTADT, encoded by the coding sequence ATGACTCGTTTGTTCACGCGGACCATAGGCGAGCAGGGGCCGCGGATTGCGTTCTGTCATGGCCTCTTTGGCCAGGGACGTAATTGGAATCAGATCGCGAAAGGGTTGGCGGATGACTTCCGGGTCAGCCTCGTAGATCTGCCTGATCACGGGAAATCACCATGGTCTGAGAGTTTCTCCTATGTCGGGATGGCCGACACCCTGGCGGCAGAACTCGGCGAACTCGCGCCTGGCGAGAAATGGACACTCGTCGGGCACTCGATGGGCGGCAAGGTCGCCATGCTGGTGGCCTTGCGCCACCCGGACTTGTTGGAGCGGCTGGGGGTCGTCGATATCTCGCCGGTGTCGTACGGCGGGCTACGCGCTTTCGGCAAATACGTGATGGGGATGCGCAGTATCGACCTGGAGTCGATCAGTAGCCGCAGCGAGGCAGAAGCCAGCCTGCAAGAACGAGTGCCCGATGCGACGGTCCGTGGTTTCCTGCTGCAGAACTTGCGCCGCGATGACGGCGGCTTCGCTTGGCAGATGAACCTCACGTTGCTCGGCGACTCGCTCTCGAAACTTGGCGACTGGCCCGCCGACGCCATCTCGACGGGAACGACCTACGGCGGGCCGGTGCTTTGGGTGGCCGGCGCCGAATCGGCCTATGTCACAACCGAGTACGACGATGCGATGCGGAGGCTCTTCCCGCGAGCTCAACTCATCACGATTAAGCGCGCTGGCCATTGGGTTCACTCTGAGCAGCCAGAAGTCTTCCTTGCGGTGCTGCGCCGCTATCTCACCGCCGACACCTAA
- a CDS encoding GNAT family N-acetyltransferase — MLPELSARGERVAVATVRAEDLARYRLAVEASAERLSAWNPTDPGDLGRHLQAQSAAHRTFIIHALDPVGAHGIVGKVNVTNVVRGRFQNGTMGYDAYDPYVGQGLFREGLELVVGLAFTPEPHGMGLHRVEANVQPGNAASAGVLRSLGFRREGHIPDMLWLTDSSGSTAWRDHDSYAVTAGEWPAPAYAPHRPARSIVLVNGLPGAGKTTLARRLSQELGVPLLRHADFGSSIWLALGDSPVGAVLDVDDGDAPRADLGPALEVRCIAGRGTATRDAAKVVVDLSVPVTDRQIADLALRARALATGAR, encoded by the coding sequence ATGCTTCCTGAGTTGAGCGCCCGTGGCGAACGCGTCGCGGTTGCCACCGTGCGGGCCGAGGATTTGGCGCGCTATCGCCTCGCGGTAGAAGCCTCGGCCGAACGACTTTCAGCCTGGAATCCGACAGACCCGGGCGATCTCGGCCGTCACCTGCAAGCACAGTCGGCGGCCCATCGCACGTTCATCATCCACGCCCTCGATCCAGTGGGCGCCCACGGCATTGTGGGAAAGGTCAACGTCACCAACGTGGTTCGCGGTCGGTTTCAGAACGGCACGATGGGGTACGACGCCTACGACCCATACGTCGGGCAAGGGCTGTTTCGCGAAGGTCTGGAGCTGGTCGTGGGGCTGGCCTTCACGCCAGAACCGCACGGCATGGGTCTGCACCGCGTCGAGGCCAACGTCCAGCCGGGCAACGCAGCCTCGGCAGGAGTGCTGCGCTCGTTGGGTTTTCGGCGCGAGGGGCACATTCCCGACATGCTGTGGCTCACGGACTCATCGGGGTCGACAGCATGGCGGGATCACGATTCTTACGCGGTGACAGCGGGGGAGTGGCCAGCGCCGGCGTACGCCCCACACCGCCCGGCGCGCAGCATCGTGCTGGTGAACGGACTCCCTGGGGCTGGTAAGACGACGCTGGCCCGTCGGCTGAGTCAGGAACTGGGGGTGCCGCTGTTGAGGCATGCCGATTTTGGCTCATCGATCTGGTTGGCCCTTGGAGATTCTCCGGTGGGCGCGGTGCTCGACGTCGATGATGGCGACGCGCCGCGAGCAGACCTCGGTCCAGCGTTGGAGGTGAGGTGCATCGCAGGTCGAGGCACAGCGACCCGTGACGCAGCGAAGGTTGTGGTCGACCTGAGCGTGCCGGTGACCGACCGGCAGATCGCAGACCTCGCGCTGCGGGCGCGGGCCCTCGCCACGGGCGCGCGTTGA
- a CDS encoding NRAMP family divalent metal transporter has translation MAERQAEASPAAGTKKALLGAMFLMATSAIGPGFITQTASFTAQLGAAFAFAIVVSILLDVAIQTNVWRVLGLSGLRAQELGERVAPGLGVVLAVCVVAGGIAFNIGNVGGAGLGLNTLTGLNVKVAALVSAAIAVAIFLVRRAGVAMDRIVVVLGALMIILTTYVAFASDPPVGDALKQAVVPDTVDFLIITTLVGGTVGGYITYAGAHRLIDSGVTGRENLQAITRGSLTGIGVTAVMRVVLFLAILGVVSAGVSLSEANPAGSAFESAAGEVGLRLFGVVLWAAGITSVIGVSYTCVSFVTSFSRGLEQRRNYLVAGFILLSIVLFLILGKAPTTVLILAGAINGLILPVGVGVILWAAWRRSHDLLGGYVYPKVLLGFGALAWVLTIWLAWKSLAGIQDLWS, from the coding sequence GTGGCTGAGCGGCAGGCCGAGGCCAGCCCCGCAGCAGGCACGAAGAAGGCACTCCTCGGCGCCATGTTCCTGATGGCTACTAGCGCCATCGGACCTGGATTCATCACGCAGACAGCAAGTTTCACCGCGCAACTTGGTGCCGCCTTTGCTTTCGCGATTGTGGTCTCGATCCTGCTGGATGTCGCGATCCAGACCAACGTGTGGCGGGTCCTTGGCCTGTCCGGACTCCGTGCGCAGGAACTCGGTGAGCGGGTCGCCCCTGGGCTGGGCGTCGTACTGGCGGTCTGTGTCGTCGCCGGAGGTATCGCCTTCAACATCGGCAATGTGGGCGGCGCCGGTCTGGGTCTCAACACGCTGACCGGGTTGAACGTCAAGGTCGCGGCACTGGTATCGGCAGCGATCGCCGTCGCAATCTTTCTCGTCCGCCGCGCGGGCGTCGCGATGGACCGCATCGTTGTCGTCCTGGGGGCGTTAATGATCATCCTGACGACCTACGTCGCCTTTGCGAGCGACCCGCCAGTCGGGGATGCCCTCAAGCAGGCTGTCGTTCCAGACACCGTGGACTTCCTCATCATCACCACACTGGTTGGTGGAACCGTTGGTGGTTACATCACCTACGCCGGTGCCCACCGACTTATCGACTCCGGGGTCACGGGTCGAGAGAACCTCCAGGCGATCACGCGCGGTTCGCTGACGGGCATCGGCGTCACCGCCGTGATGCGCGTGGTGTTGTTTCTCGCGATCCTGGGTGTCGTGTCGGCGGGGGTTTCACTATCAGAGGCCAACCCCGCAGGTTCTGCCTTTGAGTCGGCCGCGGGCGAGGTCGGGCTGCGGCTCTTTGGTGTGGTGCTCTGGGCCGCGGGTATCACCTCGGTGATTGGAGTGTCATACACGTGCGTCTCGTTCGTCACGAGCTTCTCGCGCGGTTTGGAGCAGCGCCGGAACTATCTCGTCGCCGGGTTCATTCTGCTGTCGATTGTGCTGTTCCTGATTCTCGGCAAAGCTCCGACCACGGTGCTGATCCTTGCTGGTGCGATCAATGGGCTCATCCTGCCCGTCGGTGTCGGGGTGATTCTGTGGGCAGCCTGGCGCCGCTCGCACGACTTGCTTGGCGGCTATGTCTATCCCAAGGTTCTGCTTGGGTTCGGGGCGCTCGCCTGGGTGCTGACGATCTGGCTGGCCTGGAAGTCGTTGGCCGGGATCCAGGACCTATGGTCGTGA
- a CDS encoding amidohydrolase family protein encodes MSEVIHLRGHLLIGPEEEANEAWVANGQLTFERPPVSHDVRTIEGYVLPGLVDAHCHIGLDPDGISAERAESHAVTEREVGALLLRDAGSPVDTSWMHEREDLPRLIRAGRHIARTRRYIRDLAHEVEPEDLASVVRQEARRGDGWVKLVGDWIDRETGDLGVSWPAETLPGAIAAAHEEGARVTAHCFGEQSLRDLAAAGIDCIEHATGLQEDSIQTFVDQGIAIVPTLVNIANFPTFADAGQEKFPTYSAHMRRLHESRYAVVGAAHDAGVAIYCGTDAGGQVPHGHVAEEVMELAKAGLTPIEAIGAATWRARAWLGCPGLEEGQSADCVVYQQDPRLDLTELKRPIAVILRGRQVG; translated from the coding sequence ATGTCTGAAGTTATACACCTTCGTGGGCACCTCCTGATCGGCCCGGAGGAAGAAGCGAATGAGGCCTGGGTTGCCAACGGACAGTTGACCTTTGAGCGTCCACCCGTGAGTCACGACGTACGCACCATTGAGGGCTATGTCTTGCCTGGTCTGGTCGATGCGCATTGCCATATTGGCCTGGACCCCGATGGCATCTCCGCTGAGCGCGCCGAATCACACGCCGTCACCGAACGAGAGGTTGGCGCGCTCCTCCTGCGTGACGCCGGAAGCCCGGTCGACACCAGCTGGATGCATGAGCGCGAGGATCTTCCGCGGCTGATTCGGGCGGGACGTCATATTGCTCGTACCCGGCGCTATATCCGAGACCTCGCGCACGAGGTAGAGCCGGAAGACCTGGCAAGCGTGGTGCGCCAGGAGGCCCGACGCGGTGACGGCTGGGTCAAACTGGTCGGCGACTGGATCGATCGGGAGACCGGTGACCTGGGGGTGAGTTGGCCCGCGGAGACACTGCCCGGTGCGATTGCTGCTGCTCATGAAGAGGGAGCGCGCGTCACCGCGCATTGCTTCGGTGAACAATCCCTGCGTGACCTGGCTGCCGCGGGCATTGACTGCATCGAGCACGCGACCGGGCTGCAGGAAGATTCCATCCAGACCTTCGTGGACCAAGGAATCGCCATCGTGCCGACGCTGGTCAACATCGCGAACTTCCCAACCTTTGCCGACGCCGGGCAGGAGAAGTTCCCCACCTATTCGGCTCACATGCGGCGCCTGCATGAGTCGCGGTATGCGGTGGTTGGCGCCGCGCATGATGCCGGCGTGGCGATCTATTGCGGGACCGACGCTGGGGGCCAGGTGCCCCACGGACACGTCGCCGAGGAGGTCATGGAGCTCGCGAAGGCAGGGTTGACCCCGATAGAAGCCATCGGCGCGGCCACCTGGCGCGCGCGTGCCTGGCTCGGCTGTCCCGGTTTGGAGGAGGGGCAGAGCGCGGATTGTGTGGTCTACCAACAGGATCCGCGTCTTGACCTGACCGAACTCAAGCGGCCAATCGCAGTCATACTGCGTGGGCGCCAAGTCGGCTAG